The following are encoded in a window of Saccharothrix longispora genomic DNA:
- a CDS encoding fumarate reductase/succinate dehydrogenase flavoprotein subunit has translation MHFTEGSPITDQRVPDGPIESRWDRRRFSARLVNPANRRNRSVIVVGTGLAGGSAAATLGELGYRVTSFCYQDSPRRAHSIAAQGGINAAKNYRNDGDSVHRLFHDTVKGGDFRSRESNVHRLAQVSTAIIDQCVAQGVPFAREYGGLLDTRSFGGAQVSRTFYARGQTGQQLLLGAYQAMERQVAAGRVEVHPRTEMLDLVVVDGRARGVVVRSLVTGEVSTHFADAVVLATGGYGNVFHLSTNAKGCNATAIWRAHRRGALFANPCFTQIHPTCIPVSGEHQSKLTLMSESLRNDGRVWVPRDPHDRRAPNDVPEDARDYFLERMYPSFGNLVPRDIASRAAKNISDEKRGVYLDFADAIGRLGRGVVEQRYGNLFEMYQRITGDDPYRSPMRIYPAVHYTMGGLWVDYDLRSNIPGLYVIGEANFSDHGANRLGASALMQGLADGYFVLPGVIGDYLADAPFEPVEGRREVADTESEVRGRLTTLLAVDGRRTAESFHRELGRLMWDECGMERDGAGLRKALERIPELREEFWHDVKVPGGRDFNQELEKAGRVADFFELAELMCVDALHRAESCGGHFRTESQTPDGEALRDDANFAHVAAWEWTGVGTPPVLHREQLVFEHVTPSTRSYS, from the coding sequence GTGCACTTCACCGAGGGTTCCCCGATCACCGACCAGCGCGTCCCCGACGGGCCGATCGAGTCGCGCTGGGACCGCCGCCGCTTCTCCGCGCGGCTGGTCAACCCGGCGAACCGCCGCAACCGCTCCGTCATCGTCGTCGGCACCGGCCTGGCCGGCGGGTCCGCCGCGGCGACCCTGGGCGAGCTGGGCTACCGGGTCACGTCGTTCTGCTACCAGGACAGCCCGCGCCGGGCGCACAGCATCGCCGCGCAGGGCGGCATCAACGCGGCCAAGAACTACCGCAACGACGGCGACAGCGTGCACCGGCTGTTCCACGACACCGTCAAGGGCGGCGACTTCCGCTCCCGCGAGTCGAACGTGCACCGGCTGGCGCAGGTCAGCACCGCGATCATCGACCAGTGCGTGGCGCAGGGCGTGCCGTTCGCCCGCGAGTACGGCGGCCTGCTCGACACCCGTTCGTTCGGCGGGGCGCAGGTGTCGCGCACCTTCTACGCCCGCGGCCAGACCGGGCAGCAACTCCTGCTGGGCGCCTACCAGGCGATGGAGCGGCAGGTCGCGGCCGGGCGGGTGGAGGTGCACCCGCGCACCGAGATGCTCGACCTCGTGGTGGTGGACGGCCGGGCGCGCGGCGTCGTGGTCAGGTCCCTGGTCACGGGCGAGGTGTCGACGCACTTCGCGGACGCCGTCGTGCTCGCCACCGGCGGCTACGGCAACGTGTTCCACCTGTCCACCAACGCCAAGGGCTGCAACGCCACCGCGATCTGGCGGGCGCACCGGCGGGGCGCGCTGTTCGCGAACCCGTGCTTCACCCAGATCCACCCCACGTGCATCCCGGTCAGCGGCGAGCACCAGTCGAAGCTGACCCTGATGAGCGAGTCGCTGCGCAACGACGGCCGGGTGTGGGTGCCGCGCGACCCGCACGACCGGCGCGCGCCGAACGACGTCCCGGAGGACGCGCGCGACTACTTCCTGGAGCGCATGTACCCGAGCTTCGGCAACCTCGTGCCGCGCGACATCGCCTCCCGCGCGGCCAAGAACATCTCCGACGAGAAGCGCGGCGTGTACCTCGACTTCGCCGACGCGATCGGGCGGCTGGGGCGGGGCGTGGTCGAGCAGCGCTACGGCAACCTGTTCGAGATGTACCAGCGCATCACCGGAGATGACCCGTACCGGTCGCCGATGCGCATCTACCCGGCCGTGCACTACACGATGGGCGGCCTGTGGGTGGACTACGACCTGAGGTCGAACATCCCCGGCCTGTACGTGATCGGCGAGGCGAACTTCTCCGACCACGGCGCCAACCGGCTGGGCGCCAGCGCGTTGATGCAGGGCCTCGCGGACGGCTACTTCGTGCTGCCGGGCGTCATCGGCGACTACCTGGCCGACGCGCCGTTCGAGCCCGTCGAGGGCCGCCGCGAGGTCGCCGACACCGAGTCCGAGGTGCGCGGCCGGCTCACGACGCTGCTGGCCGTGGACGGCCGGCGCACCGCCGAGTCGTTCCACCGCGAGCTGGGCCGGCTGATGTGGGACGAGTGCGGCATGGAGCGCGACGGGGCCGGGCTGCGCAAGGCCCTGGAGCGCATCCCCGAGCTGCGCGAGGAGTTCTGGCACGACGTGAAGGTGCCCGGCGGCCGGGACTTCAACCAGGAGCTGGAGAAGGCCGGCCGGGTGGCCGACTTCTTCGAGCTGGCCGAGCTGATGTGCGTCGACGCCCTGCACCGCGCCGAGTCCTGCGGCGGCCACTTCCGCACCGAGTCGCAGACCCCGGACGGGGAGGCGCTGCGCGACGACGCGAACTTCGCCCACGTCGCCGCCTGGGAGTGGACGGGCGTCGGCACGCCGCCGGTGCTGCACCGGGAACAGCTGGTGTTCGAGCACGTCACGCCGTCGACGAGGAGCTACTCGTGA
- a CDS encoding succinate dehydrogenase cytochrome b subunit, with the protein MDTIRLYRTTVGKKAVMAVTGAVLLLYVVAHMVGNLAIFAGPEAIDGYGRWLRGIGAVWPTRVALLAAVALHLTAAHQLTARARRARGRYEHRRRVQGSYAARTMRWGGVVIALFVVYHLLDLTAGWLNPHGVAGEIHANVVADFRHWYVVLAYTVAVLALGLHIRHGVWSATQTLGVTTSRVAGLGVAVVVCAGFLSVPFAVVTGLVG; encoded by the coding sequence GTGGACACGATCCGGCTCTACCGCACCACCGTCGGCAAGAAGGCCGTCATGGCGGTCACCGGCGCCGTGCTGCTGCTGTACGTCGTCGCGCACATGGTCGGCAACCTCGCGATCTTCGCCGGGCCCGAGGCGATCGACGGCTACGGCCGGTGGCTGCGCGGGATCGGCGCCGTGTGGCCGACGCGGGTGGCCCTGCTCGCCGCCGTGGCGCTGCACCTCACCGCCGCCCACCAGCTCACCGCCCGCGCCCGGAGGGCCCGCGGCCGCTACGAGCACCGGCGGCGCGTGCAGGGGAGCTACGCGGCCCGCACCATGCGCTGGGGCGGGGTGGTGATCGCGCTGTTCGTCGTCTACCACCTGCTCGACCTGACCGCCGGGTGGCTCAACCCGCACGGCGTCGCCGGCGAGATCCACGCCAACGTCGTCGCGGACTTCCGGCACTGGTACGTCGTGCTCGCCTACACCGTCGCAGTGCTCGCCCTCGGCCTGCACATCCGCCACGGCGTGTGGAGCGCCACGCAGACGCTGGGGGTCACCACGTCGCGCGTGGCCGGCCTCGGCGTGGCCGTGGTGGTCTGCGCCGGCTTCCTGTCCGTCCCGTTCGCCGTCGTCACCGGGTTGGTGGGCTGA
- a CDS encoding LysR family transcriptional regulator: MTLTQLAYFLAVARTRHFTRAAEEVRVAQPSLSKQIHALEKELGAELFSRARGNIALTPAGEALLPVANRILSDVDTARLEVAELVGLRRGRVRVGATPSLCGSLFADVIKRFHDAHPGIRVVVTEGGSRDLVAALEAGDLDLALVIVSPADADRALTVVPVLREELVVASAEPLGVTRMRLTDLREHPLVMFRTGYDLRETTLAACRRAGFEPSFAVEGGEMDAVLRFVEVGLGVAIVPSTVLATRSLHATPLAPSTTRTVALAHRTDVAPTSAGRAFRSVLLGFLRGAEMPSGVHLVEP, translated from the coding sequence ATGACGCTCACGCAGCTCGCGTACTTCCTGGCAGTGGCCAGGACGCGGCACTTCACCCGCGCCGCCGAGGAGGTGCGTGTGGCGCAGCCCTCACTGTCCAAGCAGATCCACGCGCTGGAGAAGGAGCTCGGGGCGGAGCTGTTCAGCCGGGCGCGGGGCAACATCGCCCTCACGCCCGCCGGCGAGGCGCTGCTGCCGGTGGCGAACCGCATCCTGTCCGATGTGGACACCGCGCGGCTGGAGGTGGCGGAGCTGGTGGGGCTGCGGCGCGGCCGGGTGCGGGTGGGCGCGACGCCGAGCCTGTGCGGCAGCCTGTTCGCCGACGTGATCAAGCGCTTCCACGACGCGCACCCGGGCATCCGGGTCGTGGTGACCGAGGGCGGGTCGCGCGACCTGGTGGCCGCGCTGGAGGCAGGTGACCTGGACCTGGCGCTGGTCATCGTGTCGCCCGCGGACGCCGACCGCGCGCTGACCGTGGTGCCGGTGCTGCGCGAGGAGCTGGTGGTCGCGTCCGCCGAGCCGCTCGGCGTGACCCGGATGCGCCTGACGGACCTGCGCGAGCACCCGCTCGTGATGTTCCGGACCGGGTACGACCTGCGGGAGACGACGCTGGCCGCGTGCCGCCGGGCCGGGTTCGAGCCGTCGTTCGCGGTGGAGGGCGGCGAGATGGACGCCGTGCTGCGGTTCGTGGAGGTGGGGCTGGGCGTGGCCATCGTGCCGTCCACGGTGCTGGCCACGCGGTCGCTGCACGCCACGCCGCTCGCGCCGAGCACCACCCGCACGGTCGCCCTGGCGCACCGCACCGACGTGGCCCCCACGTCGGCCGGCCGGGCGTTCCGCTCGGTCCTGCTGGGCTTCCTGCGCGGCGCGGAAATGCCCTCGGGCGTGCACCTGGTGGAGCCGTAG
- a CDS encoding GNAT family N-acetyltransferase: MVIRRETPADVDVIRAVTEAAFAARPGGEAWLVDELRRDSGWIPALSLVAELDGEVVGHVVCTRAAVGGSPALGLGPLSVRPDRQRAGVGKALVHTVLGAADGLGEPLVVLLGDPAYYSRFGFRPAADLGITPPVPEWAPHFQARPLTAWTPTLTGEFHYAEPFTHL; this comes from the coding sequence GTGGTGATCCGACGCGAGACCCCCGCCGACGTGGACGTCATCCGGGCCGTGACCGAGGCCGCCTTCGCCGCCAGGCCGGGCGGCGAGGCGTGGCTGGTCGACGAGCTGCGCCGGGACTCCGGCTGGATCCCGGCCCTGTCCCTGGTGGCCGAACTGGACGGCGAGGTGGTCGGGCACGTCGTGTGCACGCGCGCCGCCGTGGGCGGGTCCCCCGCGCTGGGGCTGGGTCCGCTGAGCGTGCGCCCGGACCGGCAGCGCGCCGGTGTGGGCAAGGCCCTCGTGCACACCGTCCTGGGCGCGGCCGACGGCCTGGGCGAACCGCTGGTGGTCCTGCTGGGCGATCCCGCCTACTACTCCCGCTTCGGCTTCCGCCCGGCCGCGGACCTGGGCATCACCCCACCAGTGCCCGAGTGGGCCCCCCACTTCCAGGCCCGCCCCCTGACCGCGTGGACGCCCACCCTGACCGGCGAATTCCACTACGCCGAACCCTTCACCCACCTCTGA
- a CDS encoding methionine synthase: MDALPWTAGTATGLGSLPGTDPLEASRIVLGELPDLPHLPELPERGVGADVIGRTAGLLVDLPVEVVPSGYRVAAHPGRDHRRAVDLMRRDLDAFEEAADPAPPRLVKVQAAGPWTLTANVELVRGHRVLTDRGALREFTASLVEGLNRHVAEVARRTGATVLVQLDEPSLPAVLRGLLPTPSKLGTVAAVPEPDALALLQGVVEGVEADVVLHCCAPNPPIGLLRRTGAKAVSFDVTALHESLWDEVGEAWEEKTQLFLGVTPSTDPASPPTLKSLARPVLDLVDRLGFPREVLGTHAVPTPTCGLAGASAAWARRALSLTRDLGKAFVEPPETW; encoded by the coding sequence GTGGACGCCCTCCCCTGGACCGCCGGTACCGCCACCGGCCTCGGCTCGCTGCCCGGAACCGACCCGCTGGAAGCGTCGCGGATCGTTCTCGGCGAGCTGCCCGACCTGCCCCACCTGCCCGAACTCCCCGAGCGCGGCGTCGGCGCGGACGTGATCGGCCGCACCGCCGGGCTGCTGGTCGACCTGCCCGTCGAGGTGGTCCCGTCCGGCTACCGGGTCGCCGCGCACCCCGGCCGCGACCACCGGCGGGCGGTGGACCTGATGCGCCGCGACCTCGACGCGTTCGAGGAGGCGGCCGACCCCGCCCCGCCCCGGCTGGTCAAGGTGCAGGCCGCCGGGCCGTGGACGCTGACGGCCAACGTCGAGCTGGTGCGCGGGCACCGCGTGCTCACCGACCGGGGCGCGCTGCGCGAGTTCACCGCGTCGCTCGTCGAAGGGCTGAACCGGCACGTCGCCGAGGTCGCCAGGCGGACCGGGGCGACGGTGCTCGTGCAGCTGGACGAACCGTCGCTGCCCGCCGTGCTGCGCGGCCTGCTGCCGACGCCGTCCAAGCTCGGCACGGTGGCCGCGGTGCCCGAACCCGACGCGCTGGCCCTGCTCCAGGGCGTCGTCGAGGGGGTCGAGGCGGACGTGGTCCTGCACTGCTGCGCCCCGAACCCGCCGATCGGGCTGCTGCGCCGGACGGGCGCGAAGGCGGTCTCGTTCGACGTCACCGCGCTCCACGAGTCGCTGTGGGACGAGGTCGGCGAGGCGTGGGAGGAGAAGACCCAGCTGTTCCTCGGCGTCACGCCGAGCACCGACCCGGCCTCGCCGCCGACCCTGAAGTCGCTCGCGCGGCCCGTGCTCGACCTGGTCGACCGGCTCGGCTTCCCGCGCGAGGTGCTGGGCACGCACGCCGTGCCGACGCCGACGTGCGGCCTGGCCGGGGCGAGTGCGGCCTGGGCGCGGCGGGCGCTGTCGCTGACCCGCGACCTCGGCAAGGCGTTCGTGGAACCGCCCGAAACCTGGTGA
- a CDS encoding DUF6584 family protein, with protein sequence MPVERTLHRVAEEVERGDLASVLRARQRLVGLVTSYPDRLDLRDRLAGVYRLLGDAAQAGRWSYLAEERDEAEVAAFERAYRTPLARLTAMNWVGGEAVATTGTARDRLVALQSAANAQLRAELLVTEDRDSSWATNALVLLGLVVVLLCFVVGVVTLVIWVYRWFAG encoded by the coding sequence ATGCCGGTCGAGCGGACGCTGCACAGGGTGGCCGAGGAGGTCGAGCGGGGCGACTTGGCGAGCGTGCTGCGGGCACGGCAGCGGCTGGTCGGGCTCGTGACCAGCTACCCGGACCGGCTCGACCTGCGCGACCGCCTCGCCGGGGTGTACCGGCTGCTGGGCGATGCCGCCCAGGCCGGGCGGTGGAGCTACCTGGCCGAGGAGCGCGACGAGGCCGAGGTCGCCGCGTTCGAGCGCGCCTACCGCACGCCGCTGGCCCGGCTGACCGCGATGAACTGGGTGGGCGGCGAGGCCGTCGCGACGACGGGGACCGCGCGCGACCGGCTGGTGGCGCTCCAGAGCGCGGCGAACGCGCAGCTGCGCGCCGAGCTGCTGGTGACCGAGGACCGCGACTCGTCGTGGGCGACGAACGCGCTCGTGCTGCTCGGCCTCGTGGTGGTGCTGCTGTGCTTCGTCGTCGGGGTGGTGACGCTCGTCATCTGGGTCTACAGGTGGTTCGCCGGCTGA
- a CDS encoding serine/threonine dehydratase, producing MNPDVSAAADRIRPHVRRTPQWRVEVDGRPLVLKLEHLQLTGSFKLRGAVNALLTAGSPERVVTASGGNHGLGVAEAARLLGVPATVFVPLSAPEGKVRRIEAAGAKLIRHGDTYAEAVLAARETPGFYLEAYDSPDVVAGQGTVAAEVVQDDPDVDVIAVAVGGGGLAAGTALGSGLPTVAVEPERCCALHRALAAGEPVDSEVASVAASALGATRVGEVPFGVLRAHDVRSVLVSDAELLAARDRLWEEFRLAVEPAAAVPFAAWLAGRVPGELPCVVLCGANTDWTP from the coding sequence ATGAACCCCGACGTCTCCGCCGCCGCCGACCGCATCCGACCGCACGTCCGACGCACGCCCCAGTGGCGCGTCGAGGTCGACGGCCGGCCGCTCGTCCTCAAGCTCGAACACCTCCAGCTCACCGGCTCGTTCAAGCTGCGCGGCGCGGTGAACGCCCTGCTCACCGCAGGGTCACCCGAACGCGTGGTCACGGCGTCGGGCGGCAACCACGGCCTGGGCGTGGCGGAGGCCGCGCGGCTGCTCGGCGTGCCCGCCACCGTGTTCGTGCCGTTGAGCGCGCCGGAGGGCAAGGTGCGGCGCATCGAGGCGGCCGGCGCGAAGCTCATCCGCCACGGGGACACCTACGCGGAGGCGGTGCTGGCCGCGCGGGAGACGCCGGGCTTCTACCTGGAGGCGTACGACTCGCCCGACGTCGTGGCGGGTCAGGGCACCGTGGCGGCCGAGGTCGTGCAGGACGACCCGGACGTGGACGTCATCGCGGTGGCCGTCGGCGGCGGTGGTCTGGCGGCGGGCACCGCGCTGGGCTCGGGGTTGCCGACGGTGGCCGTCGAGCCGGAGCGCTGCTGCGCGCTGCACCGCGCCCTGGCGGCCGGCGAGCCCGTCGACTCGGAGGTGGCCTCGGTGGCCGCGTCCGCCCTCGGGGCCACCCGGGTGGGTGAAGTCCCGTTCGGGGTGCTGCGGGCGCACGACGTGCGCTCGGTGCTGGTGTCGGACGCCGAACTGCTGGCTGCCCGCGACCGGTTGTGGGAGGAGTTCCGGTTGGCCGTGGAACCGGCCGCCGCCGTGCCGTTCGCCGCGTGGCTGGCCGGGCGCGTGCCGGGTGAGCTGCCGTGCGTCGTGCTGTGCGGCGCGAACACCGACTGGACGCCCTGA
- the mnmA gene encoding tRNA 2-thiouridine(34) synthase MnmA: protein MRVLAAMSGGVDSAVAAARAVEAGHDVTGVHLALSAKPGTLRTGARGCCTVEDARDARRAADVLGIPFYVWDFAERFTEDVVDDFVAEYAAGRTPNPCLRCNEKIKFEALLDKAVALGFDAVCTGHYARLSAAGGEVELRRSADDGKDQSYVLASLTREQLSHAMFPLGGSTKTEVRAEAAARGLQVAEKPDSHDICFIPDGDTRGFLTRKLGEQPGVLVDDETGAVLGRHVGVHEFTVGQRKGLGIDAPAPDGRPRYVLSLEPVSGTVRVGSAERLQVTEIVATRPVTRARFDGPVECVAQVRAHGGLAPAVAEIVDGELVVRLREPLSGVAPGQAVAVYREDAAGDLVLASATIRSTR from the coding sequence ATGCGGGTGCTGGCGGCGATGAGCGGCGGCGTGGATTCCGCCGTGGCCGCGGCGCGTGCGGTGGAGGCCGGGCACGACGTGACCGGCGTGCACCTGGCGCTGTCCGCGAAGCCGGGCACGTTGCGCACCGGCGCGCGCGGCTGCTGCACGGTCGAGGACGCCCGGGACGCGCGGCGCGCGGCGGACGTGCTCGGCATCCCGTTCTACGTCTGGGACTTCGCGGAGCGGTTCACCGAGGACGTCGTGGACGACTTCGTCGCCGAGTACGCGGCGGGCCGCACGCCCAACCCGTGCCTGCGGTGCAACGAGAAGATCAAGTTCGAGGCGCTGCTGGACAAGGCGGTCGCGCTCGGCTTCGACGCGGTGTGCACCGGCCACTACGCGCGGCTGTCCGCGGCGGGCGGCGAGGTGGAGCTGCGCCGGTCCGCCGACGACGGCAAGGACCAGTCCTACGTGCTGGCGTCGCTGACCCGCGAGCAGCTGTCGCACGCGATGTTCCCGCTCGGCGGCTCGACCAAGACCGAGGTGCGCGCCGAGGCCGCCGCGCGCGGGTTGCAGGTCGCCGAGAAGCCCGACAGCCACGACATCTGCTTCATCCCCGACGGCGACACCCGCGGCTTCCTCACCCGCAAGCTCGGCGAGCAGCCCGGCGTGCTGGTGGACGACGAGACCGGCGCGGTGCTCGGCCGGCACGTCGGCGTGCACGAGTTCACCGTCGGCCAGCGCAAGGGCCTCGGCATCGACGCCCCGGCGCCGGACGGCAGGCCGCGGTACGTGCTGTCCCTGGAGCCCGTGAGCGGCACCGTGCGGGTCGGTTCGGCGGAGAGGCTCCAGGTCACCGAGATCGTGGCGACGCGGCCCGTGACGCGGGCGCGGTTCGACGGCCCGGTGGAGTGCGTGGCGCAGGTGCGCGCGCACGGCGGCCTCGCGCCCGCGGTCGCGGAAATCGTCGACGGTGAGTTGGTGGTCCGCCTGCGGGAGCCGCTGAGCGGCGTCGCCCCTGGTCAGGCGGTCGCGGTGTACCGGGAGGACGCCGCGGGCGACCTCGTGCTGGCGAGCGCGACCATCAGGTCGACGCGCTGA
- a CDS encoding cysteine desulfurase family protein has protein sequence MAYFDHAATTPMLPGAIEAMTRALSTPGNASSLHTSGRRARRAVEEAREDIADALGARPSEVIFTSGGTESDNLAVKGVYWSRRTDRRRRVVASSVEHHAVLDAVQWLVDHEGAEVTWLEPDGLGRVRPEVLADALGDDVALVTAMWANNEVGTVNPVRELAALCAGAGVPFHTDAVQAVGAVPVDFAASGASALTLSGHKVGGPYGVGVLLLGRDVPTTPVLHGGGQERDVRSGTLDVPAIVGLAAAVRHAVEHREETAARLSALRDELVAEVRRVVPDVAVNGDPAHRLPGNAHLTFPGCEGDSLLMLLDAKGVECSTGSACTAGVAQPSHVLLAMGVDPVAARGSLRFSLGHTSTAAEVRELVDVIGPVVDRARTAGIAGLKRLAGRTRGHRTAEV, from the coding sequence ATGGCCTACTTCGACCACGCCGCCACGACCCCCATGCTCCCGGGGGCGATCGAGGCGATGACGAGGGCGTTGTCCACCCCGGGCAACGCCTCGTCGCTGCACACCTCCGGGCGGCGGGCGCGGCGGGCGGTCGAGGAGGCGCGCGAGGACATCGCCGACGCCCTCGGCGCGCGCCCCTCCGAGGTGATCTTCACCAGCGGCGGCACGGAGAGCGACAACCTCGCCGTGAAGGGCGTCTACTGGTCCCGCCGCACGGACCGCCGCAGGCGCGTGGTCGCCTCGTCCGTCGAGCACCACGCCGTGCTGGACGCGGTGCAGTGGCTGGTCGACCACGAGGGCGCCGAGGTCACGTGGCTCGAACCCGACGGCCTCGGCCGCGTCCGGCCCGAGGTGCTGGCCGACGCGCTGGGCGACGACGTCGCCCTGGTCACCGCGATGTGGGCGAACAACGAGGTCGGCACCGTCAACCCGGTGCGCGAGCTGGCCGCGCTGTGCGCCGGCGCCGGCGTGCCGTTCCACACGGATGCCGTGCAGGCGGTCGGCGCGGTGCCCGTGGACTTCGCGGCGTCCGGCGCCTCCGCCCTCACCCTCTCCGGCCACAAGGTCGGCGGCCCCTACGGCGTGGGCGTGCTGCTGCTGGGCCGGGACGTCCCCACCACGCCGGTGCTGCACGGCGGCGGGCAGGAGCGCGACGTGCGGTCCGGCACGCTCGACGTGCCCGCGATCGTGGGCCTGGCGGCGGCGGTGCGGCACGCGGTCGAGCACCGCGAGGAGACGGCCGCGAGGCTGTCCGCGCTGCGCGACGAGCTGGTCGCCGAGGTGCGCCGGGTGGTGCCGGACGTGGCGGTGAACGGCGACCCGGCGCACCGGCTGCCCGGCAACGCCCACCTGACCTTCCCCGGCTGCGAGGGCGACAGCCTGCTGATGCTGCTCGACGCCAAGGGCGTGGAGTGCTCCACCGGTTCGGCGTGCACCGCGGGCGTGGCGCAGCCCAGCCACGTGCTGCTGGCGATGGGCGTGGACCCGGTGGCGGCGCGCGGCTCGCTGCGCTTCTCGCTGGGGCACACGTCCACGGCGGCCGAGGTGCGCGAGCTGGTCGACGTGATCGGCCCCGTCGTCGACCGCGCCCGCACCGCGGGCATCGCGGGCCTGAAGCGGCTCGCGGGCAGGACCCGGGGCCACAGGACAGCGGAGGTGTGA